The Alnus glutinosa chromosome 8, dhAlnGlut1.1, whole genome shotgun sequence DNA segment CATATAAGTATAGCTGAGTCACttgatatgtatatatgtatgtgtgtataaTGTATTAAGATTCCTCCTGTTTATGCGTGCCTATGTTTACCCTTATCAGCTATGGAATGTTTCTAAAAACAGAAGTATCATGTTGatagtagctgttattgtaaacatacgGTAGGAATAAAATGATTGGCTAATTGTGAAAACCAGTGTGTTTTATACTAttgagttggtgaactcatactttcacctatgcgaTCGTGGCTATCACCACGACCGTGTAGAAGCTGATGTTGTGGTTGCAGGTACTGTTGATGTCAACCGAAGCTCATTGCATTAGTTGTATGTAGGTCGGACTATGGATAGTCCATATTTTGTAGGCTTTTTGTAAATGGCTTGTGTCGCATATGACACATTTTGTATAGTCATTcttttgatgtaattaatatttttgattaAGTTTTAAACAGATAGATAGATGTATGACTCTGGTGTGGTAATTAACTCTTATTagttttatgaaatttaattCCGTTGCTTAGCTTATTAACTCTGAtataccaggtacatattatgatatatgtatattgagTTGGCTTAGCGACTAATTGTCGTGCCATTGTGGTGAtttcattttgtattaaaaagaaaaaaaaaggtcgtcatagcttatggtatcaaagcagttAGCTCTGAAGGTCATTAGGAAAGTAGAGTCTAGAGGTGCATTAGAGTCTAAGTGTAATACCAGAACCTTAGGATTCTAAAAGCTTATAACAAAGGCTTAAGACATGGGAACTTGAACAGGAATTTCTTGTGCGCATTGCATGATTATTGTAATGCATTCAATATAACCTGTATTTGTttatgtagcatttcttttacTCTCGCATTGGTAGGTTAACTTCAATGTGATTGCGCAAAGCCATGCCGCTTAGACAAAGACCACTTCTGCAACATGAGGAAGATGACTCTTTCTTAGTGGGTGATAGAGATGGCGGTGACTTACCTCCACCTTCTCAAATGCCCGATATGGCTCAGTTTTGGGCCAATGCTATTCAATACCTGATGACAATGATGGCCGCTATGCCTAGATAGGGCGAACGAAATGAAACGGTTGGTGACTCATCGACTAATTTCTTTGAACATAATTCACCAGTGTTTAATGGAAATGGTGGGCCCTTGGCAGCTGACAATTGGATCATTGACTTCCAGGACCTTGCTGATGCACTGACAGTCAGAAGGTCGACTATGCAGGCCTTAAGTTGTATGGAGAAGCCAGATATTGGTGGAAGGCCACAAAGATTCTTATAGCCGAAGAGTTAGGTCCCGGTGTCCCAATCCCTTGAGATAGATTCAAGAGGGAGTTCAACGATCGATTCTTCCCTCAGGCACAACGACGACAATGTGCCTGGGAATTTCAAGACCTCAAGCAAGGGAACAAGTCTGTCGAACAGTATTTGGCTGAATTTCTAAAGCTATTAAGGTATGCTCCACACCTCATCCCTGATGAGCAAACCAAGGCTGAAAGGTTTCTCGACGACTTGTCGCCGAGAATCAAAGAGATGATTGCTTTCCTCGACATCACCAACTACACTAAAATGGTGCACATTGCTACCATTGCTGAGAAAGGAATTAGAGAAGCGGTTGTTGACTATGTAAATAGGAAGCGATCGATGTCATCTGGagcacctcctcctcctctcccttcGTCAAAGAGACAGTCTTTTGGCAGTAGTTTCAGATCCTTTGGAAGAAAGAATGTCGCTGAAGTCGAGCTAGCTACAATGTTACTAAGTGTAGCAAGTGTGGAAGACAACATCTTGGACCATGTAGATTTGGTCTGTGTTTCGGGTGTGGCAAACCAGGCCACCACGTCAGGAATTGCCCTACAGCGGCTGTAATGAGTCAAGGGTCTCAAGCTAGCAATAATCAGTCTAGGCAACCTGCTTAGGCAAGGGTGCACTCACTCACTCCGGGTAATGTTGAAGTTGAGGAGAATGTCAATGATGTTGTCACAGGTACAATCCCTTTGTTCGGTAGCGTTGCTTGCATCTTGTTTGATTCAGGTGCTATTCATTCCTTTGTTTCATCCACCTTTGTGAAGTTATGCAATTTGAGTATTGAACCTCTAAAACAGAAGATATGCGTGGCTATTGTTGTTGGTGATGCAGTTGCTTGTAGAAAATGTGTGGACAACTATCCTATTGTTATAGAAGGGAAGACTTCGCCAGCGAAGTTAGCAGTGGTTAGCATATTGGACTTTGATGTCATTTTGGGAATGGATTGGCTATCAAAGTATGGAGCAAACATAGATTGCTACAAGAAGGAAGTGACATTTCGACTCTATGGCATGGAAGAGTTCAAGTTTTGCGGATCTCGTGTACGAGCTACTTCGCCACTTCTATCTGCCGTTCAAGCAATAAAGAGTGTCAGAGAGGGTGCATAAGCGTATTGTATTTAGCTTATGTTCAAGTCAAGCATGAAGTCAAGGCAAAGTTGGAAGATATTCCAGTGGTGGTGATtccattttgtaaaaaaaaaggtGTCACATAAATAGTATacttggcaatttttgacatgaccagCGAACCCGGCACGAAAAAATCGGGTTTggtgggtcaacccgcgggttgacccgctaaaacgattttttttttttttttttttttttttttttttttttttaattttttaattttttaattttttttttttttttttttaaagtctccAAAACAGCAAAGTGCAAAACCCTAGCCGCATATGcctgcatcacttttcttttcccttcacCTTCTTCACGCGGCACGCATCCTTGCTCCAAGCCTTTAAGAGACTGTCCAGACTCCTTCACTTCACTTCACTATTTTTCTTGCGCCGGGGATTTGAGCTTTGGGATCTTGTAGTCTTGCTGTTGGAGATCATCAACGACAGGCACGCCATCGACGTGAACTACAGCCCGCCCTCGATGGTCGACTGGGCGGTGCCGTTGATCAAGCACGACGAATTCGCCGAAATTTGCGACCGCCGGATCGGTTCTCGGATCCAACTGTCCAAACCTAGTCGAACCTGCTCTACCTTGTGTCCTCTGTCCTCATGGCCTGTGGGGTGATGGGTGAGGGTTGTGAGGCGGTGCCGGTGAGCCAGTGAGCACGCGTTAACAAAATGTGTTCGTCGGGTTTGTGTCGTGTAACCCGATTCATTATCGGGCCGTGTTTGGGTTTAAAGTTATGACtagattaataatcgggtcgggttcgtgttagACTTGACGATGTATTAGGTAagtcgggtcgacacgaacccaaccCGCTGGCctgaattgccaagcctaataaATAGTAAATGAGTTGCCAAGCCATGCTTCCTAATCCAAAGGGCAAGAAACCAAGCAAGCAAAGGTTAacaccgaaaaaaaaaagaaaaaaaaaaaaaggctcggAACAGTAGGGATGACTTTGTGTGTTGCCGAGTTTCAAAGCAGTAATTTTCGCTTCTCTGGACTAATCAATTTCCAAGGCAGTAGAAGTTAGTGGGACTCAATAATGGATATCTTTTACAGAGCTTCTGACATTTCCAGTGCTAGTGAGTGTGTTTTTCCTTTACCAGTACTCACTTtgtatgttttgttttgaagtGTGAACAAGGACAAAGTTAAATGGTTGAAaccaaaaaggagaaaaagtaTAGTCCAGATCGTAGTACATTTCCCTCCAGAGCATTTGTATTTTCTGCTGATGTTTCTTTGGCAGCTTCTTACAGCCCTTGCAGTTTGTGCATGAGAAATTACCCCTCCTAATTCACTTGGACTTTGCAGGTTGATGATCACACtctaaagaaaaggaaacataaaagaaaagaaatacaaacaaaaccaaaagaaaagccACGTCGGCTGAAATGAGTGCGAAACTAGAGCATACACACAAGTTCATATTAAAGCAGTAGCTAGGAGTGAGTTAcgcattataaaaaaaatacacttattGGAAAAGGGTTTATTTCTTTGAATTAGAGGGCTAGTTATGAGTTGGAGATGGCATGAACTTACACTTGAAGCATTAGACTCTTGTTCGAAGGTAAGAAGGCAATTTTGTTCGTCTAGAAATTTGTATCTTATTCAAAACGTCAGGTGCTGCTCTTTTAGCCACCAAAGAGCACATGCAGAATCATTGACAAAATTGTTTAATTAGTGCTTGCTAGCCAATCACAGGGGCTAATATTCGTCTGAATTATTTCGAAAATAATGTTTAGTGTTGGAATAATCCTTAAGAAACACACCTAGATACTAAAAACGACACTGTTTGATGTTTGAACTGAAAATCAAGTGATCTTTTTTTTGGCCACTGGTGTTTTTAAATTAGTCCCTTTGTCTGCATTATGTTGGCAAGTATTTGAGTAGTTTTTTCTGTACTACATATGGGGTGTCTAATTACTTTCCACAAAAAATAGAACATGTTTACCAGCTAGTTTGCATGTGAAGAGGGAGAGAGTAGTTGGCCTTTTGCAAATTGCATGTTGTCATCTCCTTGGACCATTCTGTTTCAGACAAAATGTTAACCAAATCCACTATGGAACATTCTAGCTCACATTCTTGTCCACAATATTAATGTCTTATGAATCTTGATTAAATACTCAAGCAATTTATCATCTATTTTACCCTAGgtgctggagagagagagagagagagagagagagaatggttTGGAAGGAGGAATACTTGGATGTAGTCTTGGTCCCAAGTGGGTTATTGATCATGCTGGCCTACCATCTCTTCCTTCTCTACAGATGCCGAAAATTTCCTGAGACAACAGTCATTGGCTATGAGAACCACTACAGAAAAGCTTGGATTGAGAGAATCTTGCAGGTCAGAAAACTCCTCCTCTCTTCACTACCTCAGCATGATTTAGCTTTCTCCCGGTGTAGAGCTTCTTTTCGCTTGCCACGGTTGTTGCTGCATAGGGAGTTTCATTTATGAAACATTGCCTTTCCAAAACGCCCTCTGTGGCAGCCCCAATTCTCCCAATGGGCCGGGTCATTTCCTTGATCAATTCTCAATAAATTACActgatttctaattgttttgcGCCTCTTGTTTGGGTTGTCCACCATTTGTTTTTACTTCTTAGATGAAACTTTAATTAACCTATTTGAATTTCCATAACTTTTGCAATTTCagtcaaatttaaaaaactctcaTTTTAATgtatcaaactttcaatttttttgcaatctcacccATCCCATCCCGTTAAGGTTTAGAGTTAAATCAAACAGTCAAAAGGGTAAAATTATCCTTACCCTTGTAAACTTTACAAAATTAcctttaaattacaaataacttttttttttttaaaaaaaaaaaatagggaattTTGGGAATTTCTCAgccctccgttaggatttaacgaaaaatcctaatgaaggggtgagattgcaaattttttaaagttcgaTATTCTAAAGtgagagttttttaactttaagCGGAAGATTGCAAAAATAGTAAAAGTTTAAGAggagttaagtgaagtttttcttgatttttatgttgtaaattgtaatcttctcttttcccttccctgaattgaatagaaaaaaaaaaaaaaatgaaaaaagaaaaaagaaaaaaaaagccctaCCCCCTTAACATCTTCAATGGGTATTTGCAGGTTGAAGTAAAGGAAAGAAGCCCTTGTCTAACAGTGATATCCAGCACCATATCAGCGGCAACTTTCTTTGCCTCAACCTCTCTGGCTTTAAGCTCTCTAATTGGAGCCTGGGTGGGGAGCACTTCAAATAACGTGATTGAGAGTAGTCTCATATATGGGAACAAAAGTCCGTCCATCATTTCCGTCAAATATATCagccttctcttcttcttcttagttgctTATGCTTCTTTTCTCCAATGTATAAGGAGCTTAGTCCATGCCAATTTCCTAATCAGTATGCCATACAGCGATATCCCGGCGAAGTATGCGCAGAAGGCAATGATAAGGGGTGGTGCTTTCTGGTCCGTCGGTTTACGAGCAATCTACTTTGCCGCCACATTGCTGCTGTGGATATTTGGTCCAATACCCATGTTTGTTTCTTCAGTGACTATGGTGGTGATCTTGAACATGCTTGATACAAATTCGACTCCGTTGCATCAGTTCCAACCGGCCAAGAGCCCTAATATGCTAACTAAGATTGTGTCATGATTCTAAGTGTCCCACATAGGTCAAGTACaatgtaataaaatcttgtgcATTCtctttttgtattatttggtATTGGTTCTACCACATCGAGTATGGAATCGGACACAGCTCATCGAGTATGCAATCTAAAATGTTGTGGCTTTGTGGCAACCCTTTCGATTTTATGGATTTAAACAACTTGGATTGATATAGTCAATGAGCTCACGAGCAGCAAGCATGTAGAATTCGTTTTACAACTTTAAAACAGCAGGACTTTTCAAAAGGTTTTGGAGTTTTTCTGTGATGAATCTCCGCATGGTTTGCAAGCAAACACCTACCTGAGCTTCCACTAAACTTACACTAACAAAATGCATGGCGGATTGATTACACCGCTATCAAGAGTAAAGACCATGATTATGAAAATGCCTATGTAATTTTGATGAGATCTTTTATACAAATTCCTCCACTTCGATTTCAGTTCTCTTGCATTATTGTGCATCATTTGAACTTTGATCCGCCTTGCTGCTGCTTACTTCATTGCTATCTGTAGCACTCTCAGCCGTTGAATTTGGTGAGCCTAACTGCTGATCATCacctttgcttttattttctcCATTTGTAGAACCTTCCATCAAGGAGTCGATGGCAAGCTGACCAGAATAAAGGAATAGACCGACAGAGTTGATTCCAAAAATAAATGTTGCAAGGTAGCACAAACCATTTACAATAGTCCTGCCAACAGCAGAAATGAGATGATTACGAGCTTTTTCACAAAAGTTAACATCAAAGTATGCAGGAAGAAAGTAGTAGTAACTACCTTATGGTTATGGTTATCTGGCTGACCTGGAAGGAAGGAAAACAATTACATTGTCAGAATTACGCGATGCATATTTCACGACATGGCAACCATCTtcaagattttcttttcttcaacaaGCAAAGATACCATGTATTATATAACTATAACTTAAAAGGTGTTTTATTGTGGATTTTCCTTCATTAGTTAGCTTAAAAAAAGTCTTTCTTTGTCAActaattcaataaaaaatattatttctaccCATATATTATCTTCTTGTTTACAATAAATTGAGTTCAGACTAATCTGTATCTTGGGTTTGTCGCATGGTTTTCTAAGTAAAAGGTGATGCCTCTTGCATCTAGAAAGTGCTGCATAGAACCATTTCTAGGGTCTATCTCTAATTGCTTAtggtataaaataaatacacttCCATTCTCCATCCAAATGTTGCCTAGCTAGAATGTTCATAGCGAAGCTAAATCAATGATTTATTCTACACACTTTGACTCAGAGCAGTGAAAGAATGAGACATACTCTTCTCAGAACCATAAATTTGAGAGAGCATATTATTTAGCGAATAAGTACAGCTGAATTGCCAAATAAGAATCATATAGTCTGAGCCAATTTAGGAAGGACATAATCAGACATAATCGGACATAATGATAAAGCATACATGTATTTCGTAGTATTTACAACCAGGGTTTATGTTTAATCCTCATCTAAGCTTTCATTGAGGTAATTACTTCAATTCTCCTATTgcacatcatcatcatcatatatATGTGTGGCTTTTTTCTGGAACTTCAGCTTACtcttcaattttaaaaagtgcatatTTCATCCTCTTGCATacatttaaggaaaaaaaggtGCAATGAGGCAGTAGAGTTTCAAACCATACTCAGAAACTGGTCCATGCTTTGAAATCTGGAGTTAGAAATGAGAAACCCAAAGAAACTAGAGTTTTCTAAGAAAATAATcccaacatatttttttattaaggtaAGAATTAGAAAATGATCCCAACATGATTAGCAAACAGTTGAAAATATCCTGACATGATTAGCAAAATGTTGAAACTTCAAAGCTTCAGAGTTAAGTTTGTAACAATTGCCAAATACAGTCCTAAAAGCAGGATTAACTAAGCTCCTCTCACCTCCAGCACAATCACATCGGACATCTGGCCATTGTGATAAATGGTAGTTAGGATATTACAACTGTTTGTGACCATCCAATCTTCACCTAAGGAGAGTCGACAGAATATAAATCATGGTGGCATGAGAATTAATCATGGGTATGGCAATGGCAACACTAATGCAAATGCACAGCacagcatgtggtcaatttcaGACAAATTCCAAGGTTAGAAATTTCTTGTTTGATGAGTACCCCCAGGAAGGGAGTAGTAGGCTACTAGCAAATCATCGTCTAATGTGTATACCGGAGCTGAGGCATAATacgggtgaaaaaaaaaaacaagatagGAGGTACTGCAGGATTACGCCTCAGAAAAACCAATTATTTAGATAAAGAAAGATAATTTCATCTGTGGTTGCACTTATTATGCTGTGAGGAACAAGATGAACAGCTGCACCGGGCGTATCAGTTATAAAACCGTATAATCCATCGTAGACTTCCTTTCTAAAAACAAGGAGAGTTCAAATATATTTCAAACAATCTGCAAATTGAAGTGCAGAAAGGCAATGCATTTCCCTAAGTTAATTCTTCCTTCACTGAGTGCAAAGTGAGCATTTTTTATTGACTTGCAAGTTATAATAATAAGAATCACCTAGGCTTACGTCCAAACATGGAAAACAAATAGAACAATCTAACTTTCATTTCTGTTACCgccatattaaaaaaaataaaagatacaaGAATTTTACGTTGTTAAAATAGTCTGAGCAAGAACCTAACAGTCATAGTTCCATTTGCATTAATTCAAAAACATATACTCAAAATTCAATGTGCAAAAAACATTGAACACCATTAAAGAAAAAGTGGGAATCAAAGAACAAACCGAGAAATTATCTGAAATTGTCTGGCGATTGAGAGCTGCCTCAATAGTAGTAGTGAACTTGTAAAGAATAAGCGCAATAACACCTGCTGCTACTCCACCCAAGAATGCCTGAACCGGCGAAGGCGTAGAGTTAGCTTCAACAGGAGCTGACCCCATTGCTCTCAAGGTATCGACTGCCTCCTCCTTCAATGACTTCTTCACTCCTGAAGACCTAAATTTCTAGACCCGCCAAACCCACTTCATCAAAACCAAATATACTCACAATAACACTCGTGCACGCATACACAGACAAAGAAACAGAAATGAAGCAAAAGGCAGAATAACAGAACCCAGTTCCTGAAAATTTAAACTAAGTCACAGTAACACATAGCAATGTGGAACTATTGAACTGAACCAAAAGTAATTGGACACAGCTCCTGACAAAACGAATTCAATCATAATACCACATGCTAATATGGAATTGAACTCCTTAAGGCTGTGTTTGAACAAGCGATTTCGAAGTGGGATTTTACTTAAAGTTGTAATTAAGGAATTTCCAATTCGATTTTCCTCGCGCATCTAAAATTCCAAGTTCAAATTTTATGGTAAGGTTTTATTATACAAATACTACCCACATTACCGTTCGCTCCATTCCCATACCACTACCACTAATCTTCACATTGCTACCACCTAATTTCCATAACCCAGTTCCTAAAAACCAAAACTGGAGCACAGAAACACATAAacttcaaaaattcaaaacaaaagaaagagaaagaggggCAGTACCAGTTCTTTGGCACGCTTGGCGCGGCGGCGTACAGCTCGGAAGAGGAAGACAGAGATGGCACCGGTGAGGAGAACGCTGGTGGCGACTTGGATAGGAGAAGGGTCGTCTGTGGTGGCAAAAATGGAAGGAGTAGATGGCGGGAGCTCGATGGGACCCTCCCCCGGCGCAGGGGCGGAGGTGGTGGGTTCGGGAACCTGCGCGAGCCATGTCTCGGGCCTGGCTCGAGGGACGGCTAAGACATGGCGGAGAGTTGTTGGTCTGTAAGGGAAGTAGATAAGAGAGGATGAGAAAACAGAGGAGTTGTGGAGGTGAGAGAGAGCAACAGGGATGTTGGGACTGAGAAAGTGGTGGGAGAGAGAGTGCAACATTTGAGGCTTTTGGCTATGTATTGGTTCTTgatgatttatgtttcatgaATCTCTGTAATATCTTGTTCTTCCTGCTTAGATTTTGTGATAATAtcttacatgcattttttttttttttttcattcattgttttggatttttggaTATTGGCTATTGGCATTTATATGGGGTAGGGAATGGGATATTTATTTGAACCATTGGATATGTGGAAAATGAGTTGTTGCTTCACCATTCTCAGCCTCTTTTATtcatcaagatttttttttccttggactGATTTATTCATCAAGATTCAAGATCCTCTTTTAtttcttatgtttttctttaaGGAACACTTCCAAAGAGGCTGATACGAAATTTGCATAGGATTATTTTCTCACATTTCTAAATAATATTTGCAGAAATACGATCTTTTGCTACCCTAAGACACAAATTTTGACCACATTGCCATattggcaaggtggtcccctaaccagttttagagttttttctattaaaaaaaaagaagaagtaaaagtaaaaagttgTTACGTTGACAAAAGTGATCAAGAGTTGTATCTTGGGTTagcaatgtatcatatctcatattTGCAAGATTATGTGACGATGGGTTCAAAGTGAAATgttagaaatcatatttttatttcatttttatatcattttgtcGATGTAGCACtgtcattaagaaaaaaaaaaattatataaattcaaGAGCCGGTTGTCAATGATACAtcaacaaaatgaaataaaagtgtGGTGTAAGCATTACTATTTTGTGTTGGTGTTAGAAGCCACATTATATCCCACTTTTTTGATGTTGCATTGGCAAATGGCAATTAGCACTTCTTAAGAAGATGAGTAATGCTTGCAATGCTAACGTGGCAGCCTTAACcaatactttattttattttttaataatgactaATCAAATGATTGGTTGAGAATGTCACGTCaatattatgagataaaaatgtaacttttaacgttattctaaaaaaaaaatgtgtgaaataaaaatatgatatattgcGTTACTCTTTTGGAAAAGGTTAGGCAGGAGTGACTCGAGTGATCGTGCTTATTGGCAATTGAATGAAGAAAGAATTAAGACATTGAAATTATTATCATAACATAGACAACATCAAACCTAGTCATTATTAACAAGATCACATACTAGATAGGACGTTTCAtacaaaaatgcaaaaacaacAAACGACACTGTTTACATCAACTTCACTTTGCTTTATTCCTTTGGCAATTCCTGCAATCTTTTGCTTTTCGTGGGACAAACCTTGGGGCAAAGTCTCAGTTTTGCTTTGGATGAGTTGCTCATCACTCCCAAACTACACCCACATAAAATTCAGGAACTGCAAAAATACCATAAAGTAATTAGCATAGTATAATAAAATACTTAGGGGTTAGATGTTTGAGCATGATATCCAAGCTCATTCTAATGTCAAATTTCATATGTTGATTGCTGCATTAGGAGTCCCGGCTCCCCCGAAGTAGCCAACAACGTTTTCTTGATCTGTCTAGTGAAACTGCGCATAAGAATCAGGAAATTCTCTTGGTTCTTGTCATCAACACTCTTGGCGCACATTAGATGCCACAATTCTAGCCCAAAACTTGATTTGTGCTTTCATGTCTTCTGTAGACCCCTTGGGAGCCCAATTTGGAATTGGAGGGGCAGAGCTCTGCACAAGCCATGCCTCAGAAAGATAAGGCCTCCTCACTACCTTATGATCTTGCTCCAAATCCTCGGGCTTCTTCTCTTGCAAGCCAGGAAGCATTTTAACCACAGTTGGGCTTAACTCTTTCTCAAATGTGAAACCCAAGTCCTTGAATCCTTGCACTTCTTCTAACTCAAGATCGCTTAGGCTCTTCCTCAACTTGGTCTGGTTAACCAGTCGCTGCTTCATTTCATTGGTACAGTTTGTGTTGATGGCTTCCACCTCCATGTTCCTTTGTGGTCTGTATCTCGGAAGACTATAGCTTTGTCTCATGTCCTGCAGTCCACAATCTAAGCTACATTATAAAGTGAAATAAAGAAGAAATGCCATAGTCGATTTGTAATTCACTGCCATTCAATCACCACAAATGCACATAGTTTAGGTTATTCAACTCCAACCAGATGATATATAGAATACTTGATATAAACTAGATTGGTTAGTCTGTTTAAAGTGTTATGGTTATTGTTGGGCCTAGCAACCCGAATATCCGGCCTATCGACCAATGGGCCTGACTACAGCCACAAGGCGTCACACGGTCACACCAGGTCTCATCCCTTAAGACGTTAACATTAGTCCCTGTGATCCCAGTAGGGAATGATGGTTTGCAGGGGTCATAGGACTTGGGGAACAATACAACAAAAAGGCCTCCAATCGGATCGTGCCACAAGGCCGGAAGCTGTAGCAAACCCACTAGGGCCACTATAAAAGGCAGTGGAAACCaactctctccctttctctatttttctctcttacTTTCCAATACCATTCTTAATGGTTATACTAACTTAGTCATTGGAGTTATCTCTCACCGGCCTCTGGCGAGCTCTTGTGCTTGCCTTTTATCTTCTTTACAAATGCTTCGGACCGCTATTTCGGCCCACGGTTAACTGTTCTAAGTTCTAATAGTTGTGCTTTATAACAAAGTGTGTAGCAAAATGATACCAGACTGGAAAATACAAAGTGGTTTATAGACGATTTTCATGTATGATCATCTAGAAGATGATGATTACAGTACAATACAGTACCTCATGTCGCGAAAGGTTCGGTGATGCTTGCCTAGTAGATTTCCTCATTGGAGGATCACTTTCTCTGTCTTGAACTATTTCTTCCCTCCCTAACCGTGGTGGTAGGGACGGTGTTCTAAGCAAACTGCGATGCGTTGACTGCCCTGTCAATTTGGTCCTTCTGCTATCACTCtgtttttcttgaattccttctTCCCTCCCCATACAAGTTGGCAACTGCGTTGGCGTTTGAAACGAATTCCGATCCAATCTGTGATTGCTTTCGTG contains these protein-coding regions:
- the LOC133874549 gene encoding uncharacterized protein LOC133874549, which translates into the protein MVWKEEYLDVVLVPSGLLIMLAYHLFLLYRCRKFPETTVIGYENHYRKAWIERILQVEVKERSPCLTVISSTISAATFFASTSLALSSLIGAWVGSTSNNVIESSLIYGNKSPSIISVKYISLLFFFLVAYASFLQCIRSLVHANFLISMPYSDIPAKYAQKAMIRGGAFWSVGLRAIYFAATLLLWIFGPIPMFVSSVTMVVILNMLDTNSTPLHQFQPAKSPNMLTKIVS
- the LOC133874548 gene encoding uncharacterized protein LOC133874548 — its product is MLHSLSHHFLSPNIPVALSHLHNSSVFSSSLIYFPYRPTTLRHVLAVPRARPETWLAQVPEPTTSAPAPGEGPIELPPSTPSIFATTDDPSPIQVATSVLLTGAISVFLFRAVRRRAKRAKELKFRSSGVKKSLKEEAVDTLRAMGSAPVEANSTPSPVQAFLGGVAAGVIALILYKFTTTIEAALNRQTISDNFSVSQITITIRTIVNGLCYLATFIFGINSVGLFLYSGQLAIDSLMEGSTNGENKSKGDDQQLGSPNSTAESATDSNEVSSSKADQSSNDAQ
- the LOC133875856 gene encoding uncharacterized protein LOC133875856, with amino-acid sequence MEHIDDDPFESSSSRDKKVEALDLLEECWFFNNSLNTRTRMSRCFSDLCPSSDVCQEMVVKNLWGENALSTRKLGEHESNHRLDRNSFQTPTQLPTCMGREEGIQEKQSDSRRTKLTGQSTHRSLLRTPSLPPRLGREEIVQDRESDPPMRKSTRQASPNLSRHEDMRQSYSLPRYRPQRNMEVEAINTNCTNEMKQRLVNQTKLRKSLSDLELEEVQGFKDLGFTFEKELSPTVVKMLPGLQEKKPEDLEQDHKVVRRPYLSEAWLVQSSAPPIPNWAPKGSTEDMKAQIKFWARIVASNVRQEC